The Maridesulfovibrio sp. genomic sequence CCGCTTTCTGCGGCGGGATGTGCCATCCCTTTTTTCCGTACCTGTTCGCGAGGTCCGGCCACTAATTTCTGCAGGACGTCTTCTGGCTTCCGGGTCTCTTGGACGCACAGCATCAGATCTTCCCGTTAAGATAACAGTGGGCTGATACCATTTCGATTGAATTACCCGGTTACAGCAGCGCGCCTGCGACGGATTTTCACCGTCTTCCGTTTCCTGCAGATTTTCACAACTCAAGTTCAATATATAAAAATATTGTTATATAGTGATAAACAAATGACACTCTTCATCATCGAAGTCAAGCGCTAATGCAAACTTGATTAATCCAAATGAAACAAAACCCGGCAAGCGGAAAAGACTGAACCTGCTTGTTCTGAGAACATAGGCAAACGCACAAAACAAAAAAACCGGAACCAGCGTATATCTAAATACGCTTAGTTCCGGCTTTTATTTCAGCAATGCCACAGTTGGTGCTTTATCGGCACCTGAAGCTGTGAGATAAAACTCAGAGCTGTAGATAAACAGCCAAACAGTCCGAAAGGTCTTTCCTCGACTTGTTGGGACTATTCGCAATCATTCACATTAAATTTTTCACGGAAACTGCCGTTGGCAGAAGGAAACTTAATCAAAGCTCCCTTAACCAGACAACGCCCGACAACATCCAGTCCTTCGCGATCCTGGCTTACTGCCATTCCCCGCCAGAGGAAAGTTTTCATACCCTCGGATTCAGGGGTCATCAGATAGATGCGTACGGTATTGTCGACGCGGGGGGCATCAGCATCCTTGACCACACCGATTTCGGAATTGGTTTTGCTGATGTAATCATATTCATAGGCTTCCCTTTTGTAGGTAACGCCTCTTTCCATAAAAGCTTTGGAGCCGAAATTGACCAGCACGACAAAATCAGGAGAAGCAGGATCATAACGGAAGCCCTTGGACTCCAGCTCAAGTTTGGCGGAGTTCAGAAGGATAGCTTCAAGATCCTTCTTTGATTCACTTTTCTGCTTGAAAGCAAAAGTTTTAAGCTTGCTGAAATCAGTCCCCTCAACGGGCTTGTTTTCAACATCCATATTCACATAAACACACCCGGAAAGCATCATCCCGAGCAAAGCAAAGACAACTAGTAACTTCCTCACCTCAATCTCCTGACTTTATATGTTACGGCTTCCCCTGAAAAAACAGCCGTATTAAAATTTTTATTACAATTTCCTATAGCTTAAGCATTTAACTTTTTTAGCCGCTTTAGCCAAGAGTTAAAACAAATTCAACTACGGAAAAAATAATTCACTTGAATTAAATTCGATCATAGTGTCCTCTACCCATGGGGAGGTACTTATGAATACACTATCAGACAGGCGTAAACATCCTCGTATTGAGCTTAGCTCAATCAACAATTTTTTCCGGCAATGTGATATTGCAGCGTCATCTGCAACAGGCGACTTTGATATTACCATACTGAATATTTCCACTGACGGTATGAAGTTCACCCTTAATTCCGGGAACGATACAGGAAAACTGCAACAGAATGACGAAATTTTTATCCGTGGATGTATTTTCAATAACAATATAGGCTTTCTGAGCAGCCAGAAAGCAGTGGCCGTCTGGCAGGAAGACAAGCTTTTCGGGGTAAAATTTACTCCGGCCCTTGATCTTGATGAAACAAGCCTTACTGCTATGATGAAGTAACCGCAATCAAGACTGCCACCCACCCTCTCTTTCAATAAATCCGATAAATTGGTATCCTCAACTTTGTGAGTAAGCACGAAAACAAAATAATCGCATGGGTCGGCAATATCTTCTTCCGCACCGGAATGGACAGGCTGGGTTACAAAACAGTCCCTATTCCTATTACGGGCCAGCAGGTATTAACCTGGCAGGATATTCTGGATAAAACAGTAACGGAACCATTTGCTGTGGTCTATGCTGACCGCTCAATCGCCCCTCCCCTTGCCGGGGTGGAAAACTTCCCCTGCCTGACAATTTTCCATTGCATTGATACCCATATCCATAGCTGGTACCCCATCTATGCACAGGGATTCGACATCTGTCTGGTCAGCTTGAAAGACCATCTTGACCGTTTCAAACCACGTCTGAAAGAATCACGCCTGCTCTGGTTCCCCCCCGTACCCACGGATTATGATGTCCCCTCTGAAATGGAAAAAGAATGGGACC encodes the following:
- a CDS encoding DUF4136 domain-containing protein, which encodes MRKLLVVFALLGMMLSGCVYVNMDVENKPVEGTDFSKLKTFAFKQKSESKKDLEAILLNSAKLELESKGFRYDPASPDFVVLVNFGSKAFMERGVTYKREAYEYDYISKTNSEIGVVKDADAPRVDNTVRIYLMTPESEGMKTFLWRGMAVSQDREGLDVVGRCLVKGALIKFPSANGSFREKFNVNDCE
- a CDS encoding PilZ domain-containing protein, whose translation is MNTLSDRRKHPRIELSSINNFFRQCDIAASSATGDFDITILNISTDGMKFTLNSGNDTGKLQQNDEIFIRGCIFNNNIGFLSSQKAVAVWQEDKLFGVKFTPALDLDETSLTAMMK